One Helianthus annuus cultivar XRQ/B chromosome 7, HanXRQr2.0-SUNRISE, whole genome shotgun sequence genomic region harbors:
- the LOC110887718 gene encoding uncharacterized protein LOC110887718, whose translation MVLLKQSLQQHVLSNNEDVWVWKQSEKEDFSVKSVRLHLGRNIDINVAPNSFYWNNWATAKSSAFVWRATDEKIPSAVALANRGMELQETSCKICGEGDEDAAHILINCNFARRVWEAVQIWTGLSMVNDVSNVYDLLKKTTESNKSRCKRKILHAIAIQTMWLLWRNRNDKIFSGRSRTVQMIIEEIKDASFLGVRQRSKHSSITKQQWWEFSFDL comes from the coding sequence ATGGTATTATTGAAGCAAAGTCTCCAGCAACACGTCTTATCTAATAATGAAGATGTGTGGGTATGGAAACAGTCTGAAAAGGAGGATTTCAGCGTGAAAAGCGTGAGGTTACATCTGGGCCGAAATATAGATATAAATGTAGCACCCAATTCATTCTACTGGAACAACTGGGCAACGGCCAAAAGTTCAGCTTTTGTGTGGCGAGCGACCGATGAAAAGATTCCATCAGCTGTTGCTTTGGCAAACAGAGGTATGGAGTTACAGGAAACGAGCTGCAAAATATGTGGAGAAGGCGATGAAGATGCTGCACATATTCTAATAAACTGCAACTTCGCGAGGAGGGTTTGGGAAGCGGTTCAGATATGGACAGGTTTATCGATGGTAAATGATGTTAGCAATGTGTATGATCTGCTGAAAAAGACTACAGAAAGCAATAAAAGTCGGTGTAAGAGAAAGATTCTACATGCGATTGCAATTCAAACTATGTGGCTCCTATGGAGGAATAGAAACGACAAAATATTCTCGGGGAGAAGTCGCACGGTTCAAATGATTATTGAGGAAATAAAAGATGCATCTTTTCTAGGGGTGAGACAGAGATCTAAACACAGCTCAATTACAAAACAACAGTGGTGGGAATTTAGTTTTGATCTGTAG
- the LOC110889488 gene encoding peroxidase 24 yields MMKTILVFLVASILVIGCMGGKGHGHHHGHGHGHGHGHGHGHGQGRGHGRGHGHGLGGGLQVHYYQNRCGSMGWVEKTVKDIVWNKVAADPTLAPKLLRLHYHDCFVRGCDASILLDPTQNNTEAEKTARPNRSLSGYEVIDEIKTKLEAACPETVSCADILALATRDAVSFQFKREMWPVFTGRKDGRDSLASEVSENLPSANANFTTLLTQFGNKKLNLNDLVTLSGAHTIGHSRCALVSRRLYNFTGIGDADPSLDPAYAQTLRKLCPTPVNPSTSLEMDPKSSLTFDSDYYRALNKHKGLFVSDAALLTNRQSALVAQVLENPAIFFAQFARSMVKMGAVEVLTGGQGEVRKNCRVVNGK; encoded by the exons ATGATGAAAACCATTCTTGTATTTTTGGTTGCTTCCATTTTGGTGATTGGGTGCATGGGTGGTAAAGGTCACGGTCACCATCATGGTCATGGTCATGGTCATGGTCATGGTCATGGTCATGGTCATGGTCAGGGCCGCGGTCATGGTCGGGGCCATGGTCATGGTCTTGGTGGGGGTTTGCAGGTGCATTATTACCAGAACCGATGTGGTTCGATGGGTTGGGTTGAAAAGACTGTAAAGGATATCGTATGGAACAAAGTTGCTGCAGATCCTACCCTGGCTCCCAAGCTTCTAAGGCTTCATTACCATGATTGTTTTGTCAGA GGATGTGATGCATCAATTCTATTGGATCCTACTCAAAACAACACAGAGGCAGAAAAGACGGCTAGACCAAACAGATCTCTTTCTGGGTACGAGGTAATTGATGAAATAAAGACAAAGTTGGAAGCCGCTTGTCCGGAAACTGTTTCATGTGCTGACATTCTTGCCTTGGCAACTAGAGATGCTGTTTCCTTCCAG TTTAAGAGAGAAATGTGGCCGGTTTTTACGGGAAGGAAAGACGGAAGAGATTCGTTGGCATCGGAAGTCAGTGAGAATTTACCGTCTGCGAACGCCAACTTCACAACCCTCCTAACCCAATTTGGAAACAAAAAGCTTAACCTCAACGATCTTGTCACACTTTCGG GGGCACACACAATTGGGCACTCACGTTGTGCCTTAGTCTCCAGAAGACTTTACAACTTCACAGGAATAGGGGACGCTGACCCGTCTCTTGATCCGGCTTATGCACAAACATTGAGGAAACTATGCCCAACCCCAGTGAACCCATCCACCAGTCTTGAAATGGATCCTAAAAGCTCTCTCACTTTCGACTCCGATTACTATCGCGCCTTAAATAAACATAAGGGTCTATTTGTATCCGATGCAGCATTACTCACGAACCGACAATCGGCTTTGGTGGCACAGGTTTTAGAAAACCCTGCGATATTCTTTGCTCAATTTGCTAGGTCCATGGTGAAAATGGGGGCTGTTGAAGTTCTTACAGGTGGTCAAGGAGAAGTTAGGAAAAATTGTAGAGTTGTTAATGGTAAATGA